In a genomic window of Acidimicrobiia bacterium:
- a CDS encoding acyl-CoA dehydrogenase family protein, whose amino-acid sequence MSWQEDARRAVDRMQSVVDSATTHLAAISRREGQISTELLDHHQEAVYHFAFLAAETAMAKVMVEYSDHGETESWVGRIAVADLIRSARARIDGRRTTLGIEHDLGGGPCERVLATGSDPDAVEALVVSFESTDTGPRHLSDEVALVADTFARFAREQVAPGAEEIHRHNLDVPEKLIEGMAAMGAFGMSIPADRGGFQDPAGPGLLAMAVATEELSRGSLMAGSLLTRPEILVTALLDGGTEAQQHNWLPRIAAGEQMVAVSVTEPDVGSDVASLRMSARRHGDHFILDGAKMWATFAGRAELLMILARTNPDLSAGAKGLSLFVLEKPPFPGHEFTIEQASGGTLRGRAIDTIGYRGLHSFELTFDDFIVPFEALIGGEDGLGRGFYLQMGAFASGRLQTAARALGVMQAGFDTALAYSQTRNVFGRPLLEFELTRANLARTAARIQANRQFTYHAARLLTGGGGQIEAAMAKALASRAAEEITRDAMQLHGGYGYAEEYPISRLFVDARVLSIFEGTEEVLALRVIGKGLLERAGTAHD is encoded by the coding sequence AGGGTCAGATCTCGACCGAACTGCTCGATCATCATCAGGAAGCCGTCTACCACTTTGCCTTCCTCGCTGCGGAGACCGCCATGGCGAAGGTGATGGTCGAATATTCGGACCATGGAGAGACCGAATCGTGGGTCGGACGAATCGCAGTCGCCGATCTGATTCGATCGGCAAGGGCACGGATAGATGGGCGGCGAACGACCCTGGGCATCGAGCATGACCTCGGCGGCGGCCCGTGTGAGCGGGTACTGGCGACCGGATCCGATCCCGACGCAGTCGAGGCGCTCGTCGTATCGTTCGAGTCGACCGATACAGGCCCCAGACACCTGAGCGATGAAGTCGCTTTGGTCGCCGACACTTTTGCCAGATTCGCCAGAGAACAGGTAGCGCCCGGAGCCGAAGAAATCCATCGCCACAATCTGGACGTTCCGGAGAAACTGATCGAAGGCATGGCAGCGATGGGTGCGTTTGGCATGTCGATTCCGGCGGATCGCGGCGGATTTCAGGATCCGGCCGGACCCGGACTCCTCGCCATGGCGGTCGCCACTGAAGAACTCTCGCGAGGATCGCTGATGGCCGGATCGCTACTGACAAGGCCTGAGATCCTGGTCACGGCCCTTCTCGATGGCGGAACCGAAGCGCAACAACACAATTGGCTGCCGCGTATCGCCGCAGGCGAGCAGATGGTCGCAGTGTCGGTCACTGAGCCCGATGTCGGCTCCGACGTCGCCTCCCTGCGAATGTCGGCCCGGCGGCACGGCGATCACTTCATCCTCGATGGGGCAAAGATGTGGGCGACCTTCGCCGGACGGGCGGAACTGTTGATGATTCTGGCCAGGACCAATCCCGATTTATCTGCCGGCGCAAAGGGTCTATCGCTGTTTGTCCTCGAGAAGCCCCCGTTTCCCGGGCATGAGTTCACCATCGAACAGGCAAGCGGCGGCACTCTGCGGGGTCGAGCAATCGACACCATCGGCTATCGCGGCTTACACAGTTTCGAGCTGACCTTCGACGACTTCATCGTGCCGTTTGAAGCACTCATTGGTGGAGAAGACGGTCTCGGAAGGGGCTTCTACCTCCAGATGGGAGCTTTCGCCTCAGGCCGCCTCCAAACGGCCGCCAGGGCGCTCGGTGTCATGCAGGCCGGATTCGACACGGCCCTTGCCTACAGCCAGACGAGGAATGTATTTGGTCGCCCGCTCCTGGAGTTCGAGCTGACCAGGGCCAACCTGGCCAGGACAGCGGCGCGTATCCAGGCCAACCGCCAGTTCACGTATCACGCGGCCAGACTGCTGACGGGAGGCGGTGGCCAGATCGAAGCGGCGATGGCCAAGGCACTCGCCTCGCGGGCGGCCGAGGAAATCACCAGAGATGCCATGCAACTCCACGGCGGCTACGGATATGCGGAGGAGTACCCGATTAGCAGGCTGTTCGTGGATGCCCGGGTCTTGTCGATCTTCGAGGGTACTGAAGAGGTTCTGGCCTTGCGGGTCATCGGCAAAGGCCTTCTTGAAAGGGCGGGCACA